Within the Maribacter sp. BPC-D8 genome, the region CTTTTGCCCACTCTTCTAATACTACGAGTACTTTTGAGGCAATTCCTTTACCACGAAAATCTGGTTGTACGTACATGCGTTTAATCTCAACCGAGTCTTTGTTGAATTCTTTGAAAGCTCCGCAAGCAACAAGGGTTTCATCAGTATAAAAGACAACACAGTTTTTCAACGCATCAATACCATTAAATTGTGCATAGAAAGTATTCTCGTCTCCATCTCGTAATGCCAAGTCTGCATCAAGTAGCGCTACTAATTCTTTGAAGTTTTGGTTATCGCTAGAGTGACGTTTATAGTAAAGCATAAGAGGTCTCTTTTTTAGACTTTAATAGTGTATCCGTTCGCGTTAACAGTGCTGTTGTCAAAATAGAAATCGATACGACCAAGGTTCACGCCAAAACATCCAACTTGATTTACCAATACATCACGCTCAGCAGCATTCGTTACAATTGTAGGTTTATCTAAAAATGTATGGGTATGACCGCCAATGATCAAATCGGTGTATTTAGTTCTTTTGGCAAGTTTTAAATCATCGGGTTTTTCAGTGCTATATTCATATCCT harbors:
- a CDS encoding GNAT family N-acetyltransferase, producing the protein MLYYKRHSSDNQNFKELVALLDADLALRDGDENTFYAQFNGIDALKNCVVFYTDETLVACGAFKEFNKDSVEIKRMYVQPDFRGKGIASKVLVVLEEWAKELNYTYSVLETGLRQPEAIALYKKNNYTIIDNYPPYELMENSVCFRKVL